The genomic segment TTAGCCCGGTAGCATGAACCATTATCCGTCAGCCACTCTACTGGAGACGCCGGAAGCTCGTTGCCGAAGCGGCGTTCCACCGCTCCCAGCATGACGTCCTGTACTGTTTCACTGTTGAAGCCGCCCGTAGTAACCGCCCAGTGCAGTGCCTCACGGTCACAGCAGTCCAGCGCGAACGTGACTCGCAGTTTTTCTCCGTTATCACAGCGGAACTCGAACCCGTCAGAGCACCATCGCTGATTACTTTCTTTCACAGCCACTCTGCCTGTATGTGCCCGTTTCGATGGCGGTACAGCAGGTTTTCGCTCAAGCAACAGCGCATTCTGGCGCATGATCCGGTAAACACGTTTGGCATTGATCGCAGGCATACCATCAAGTTCTGCCTGTCTGCGAAGCAGCGCCCATACCCGACGATAACCATACGTGGGCAGCTCTCCGATAACATGGTGTATACGGAGAAGCACATCCGTATCATCAGTGTGACGACTGCGGCGGCCATCCATCCAGTCATCGGTTCGTCTGAGAATGACGTGCAACTGCGCACGCGACACCCGGAGACAACGGCTGACTAAGCTTACTCCCCATCCCCGGGCAATAAGGGCGCGTGCGCTATCCACTTTTTTGCCCGTCCATATTCAACGGCTTCTTTGAGGAGTTCATTTTCCATCGTTTTCTTGCCGAGCAGGCGCTGGAGTTCTTTAATCTGCTTCATGGCGGCAGCAAGTTCAGAGGCAGGAACAACCTGTTCTCCGGCGGCGACAGCAGTAAGACTTCC from the Escherichia coli DSM 30083 = JCM 1649 = ATCC 11775 genome contains:
- a CDS encoding IS3-like element IS2 family transposase (programmed frameshift), encoding MIDVLGPEKRRRRTTQEKIAIVQQSFEPGMTVSLVARQHGVAASQLFLWCKQYQEGSLTAVAAGEQVVPASELAAAMKQIKELQRLLGKKTMENELLKEAVEYGRGKKVDSARALIARGWGVSLVSRCLRVSRAQLHVILRRTDDWMDGRRSRHTDDTDVLLRIHHVIGELPTYGYRRVWALLRRQAELDGMPAINAKRVYRIMRQNALLLERKPAVPPSKRAHTGRVAVKESNQRWCSDGFEFRCDNGEKLRVTFALDCCDREALHWAVTTGGFNSETVQDVMLGAVERRFGNELPASPVEWLTDNGSCYRANETRQFARMLGLEPKNTAMRSPESNGIAESFVKTIKRDYISIMPKPDGLTAAKNLAEAFEHYNEWHPHSALGYRSPREYLRQRACNGLSDNRCLEI